From Brassica oleracea var. oleracea cultivar TO1000 chromosome C3, BOL, whole genome shotgun sequence, a single genomic window includes:
- the LOC106328663 gene encoding vesicle-associated membrane protein 722-like, whose amino-acid sequence MSQQSSLIYSFVARGTVILVEFTDFKGNFTSIAAQCLQKLPSSNNKFTYNCDGHTFNYLVENGFTYCVVAVDSAGRQIPMAFLERVKEDFNKRYGGGKAATAQANSLNKEFGSKLKEHMQYCMDHPDEISKLAKVKAQVSEVKGVMMENIEKVLDRGEKIELLVDKTENLRSQAQDFRTQGTQMRRKMWFQNMKIKLIVLAIVIALILIIVLSVCGGFNCGK is encoded by the exons ATGTCGCAGCAATCGTCGTTGATCTACAGTTTCGTGGCTCGGGGCACAGTAATCCTCGTGGAGTTCACCGATTTCAAAGGCAACTTCACATCAATCGCCGCACAGTGCCTCCAAAAGCTTCCTTCCTCGAACAACAAGTTTACCTACAACTGCGATGGGCATACCTTCAATTACCTCGTCGAAAACGGATTCA CTTATTGCGTTGTTGCAGTTGATTCTGCTGGGAGGCAGATTCCCATGGCTTTTTTGGAACGAGTTAAGGAGGATTTCAACAAGAGATACGGTGGTGGAAAGGCTGCTACTGCTCAAGCTAACAGCTTGAATAAAGAGTTTGG GTCGAAACTGAAAGAGCACATGCAGTACTGCATGGATCATCCTGATGAGATTAGCAAGCTTGCTAAGGTGAAAGCTCAGGTGTCTGAAGTTAAAGGTGTCATGATGGAAAACATTGAAAAG GTTCTTGACCGTGGTGAGAAAATTGAACTTTTGGTGGACAAAACTGAAAACCTTCGCTCACAG GCGCAAGATTTCAGAACACAAGGAACACAGATGAGAAGAAAGATGTGGTTTCAGAACATGAAGATAAAACTCATTGTTCTTGCAATCGTCATTGCCTTGATCCTCATCATCGTTCTCTCAGTCTGCGGTGGATTCAACTGTGGCAAATAA
- the LOC106336485 gene encoding 3-ketoacyl-CoA thiolase 2, peroxisomal-like yields MEKAIERQRVLLEHLRPSSSSSHSFEGSLSASACLAGDSAAYQRTSLYGDDVVIVAAHRTALCKSKRGNFKDTYPDDLLAPVLRALIEKTNLDPSEVGDIVVGTVLAPGSQRASECRMSAFYAGFPETVAVRTVNRQCSSGLQAVADVAAAIKAGFYDIGIGAGLESMTTNPMAWEGSVNPAVKKFEQAQNCLLPMGVTSENVAHRFGVSRQEQDQAAVDSHRKAAAATAAGKFKDEIIPVKTKLVDPKTGDETPITVSVDDGIRASTTLATLGKLKPVFKKDGTTTAGNSSQVSDGAGAVLLMRRSVATRKGLPVLGVFRTFAAVGVDPAIMGVGPAVAIPAAVKAAGLELDDIDLFEINEAFASQFVYCRNKLGLDAEKINVNGGAMAIGHPLGATGARCVATLLHEMKRRGKDCRFGVVSMCIGTGMGAAAVFERGDGVDELRNARKVEAQGFLSKDAR; encoded by the exons ATGGAGAAAGCTATCGAGAGACAAAGAGTTCTTCTTGAACATCTCCGTCCTTCTTCTTCTTCCTCCCACAGTTTCGAGGGCTCTCTCTCT GCTTCTGCTTGCTTGGCTGGGGACAGTGCTGCTTATCAAAGGACCTCTCTCTATGGAGATGATGTTGTCATTGTCGC GGCACATAGGACTGCACTTTGCAAGTCCAAACGTGGCAACTTCAAGGATACTTACCCTGATGATCTTCTTGCACCTGTTTTGAGG GCTTTGATAGAGAAGACAAATCTAGACCCAAGTGAAGTTGGTGACATTGTTGTTGGTACTGTTTTGGCACCTGGTTCTCAGAGAGCCAGCGAATGCAGGATGTCTGCTTTCTATGCTGGTTTCCCTG AAACCGTGGCGGTGAGGACCGTGAATAGACAGTGCTCCTCTGGGCTTCAGGCTGTTGCTGACGTTGCCGCTGCCATCAAAGCTGGATTTTATGATATTG GTATTGGGGCTGGATTGGAGTCCATGACTACCAACCCAATGGCATGGGAAGGGTCAGTCAACCCAGCG GTGAAGAAGTTTGAGCAAGCACAGAATTGTCTTCTCCCTATGGGTGTTACTTCCGAAAATGTAGCACACCGCTTTGGTGTCTCAAGGCAGGAGCAAGATCAGGCTGCT GTTGACTCGCACAGGAAGGCAGCTGCTGCTACTGCTGCTGGTAAGTTCAAGGATGAGATCATTCCAGTTAAAACCAAG CTTGTTGACCCAAAGACAGGGGATGAGACACCCATTACAGTTTCTGTTGATGATGGGATCCGAGCAAGCACCACCCTTGCTACTCTCGGGAAGCTGAAGCCAGTGTTTAAGAAGGATGGCACAACAACCGCTG GAAACTCCAGCCAAGTAAGTGATGGTGCAGGGGCGGTTCTCCTCATGAGGAGAAGTGTTGCTACGCGAAAAGGACTTCCCGTTCTTGGTGTATTCAG GACATTTGCTGCAGTTGGTGTTGATCCAGCAATCATGGGTGTCGGTCCAGCAGTTGCCATTCCAGCTGCAGTTAAGGCAGCTGGTTTAGAGCTAGATGACATCGACTTGTTTGAGATCAACGAG GCATTTGCATCTCAGTTTGTTTATTGCCGTAACAAATTGGGACTTGACGCAGAGAAAATCAATGTCAACGGTGGCGCAATGGCCATAGGACATCCTTTGGGCGCTACAG GAGCACGTTGCGTTGCTACTTTGTTGCACGAGATGAAACGCCGTGGAAAAGACTGCCGTTTTGGGGTAGTGTCGATGTGCATTG GGACGGGGATGGGTGCAGCGGCTGTGTTTGAGAGAGGAGATGGAGTTGATGAACTTCGCAATGCAAGGAAAGTTGAAGCGCAAGGCTTTTTGTCGAAGGACGCTCGTTAA